The stretch of DNA GTTAATTTTTGAACAAAATTTATAAAAACATTCTTTACAAAAACCATGATCCTTAAGTGGGTAAAACTTAAAAGCCTTACATTAGATTACTGAAAAAAAGAATTATGAAAGCAATCATTATTAAAGAATTCGGAAGTGCAGAAAAGCTTGAAATAGTAGAAATGCCCGTTCCCACAATTTCAGATGATCAGGTTTTAATAAAAATAAAAGCAGTAGGAATCAATCCTGTGGATACCAAAATAAGGTCAGGATCACATATTTCATCTAAAACCCTCCAATTACCCGCTATCTTAGGCAAAGATGTGAGTGGAATTGTTGAAAAAGTCGGTAAAAATGTTCAAAGCCTTAAAATTGGAGACCCTGTTTTCGGATTAGCCTCCCAAACGTATGCTGAATATGCTGCCCTTAGTCCCGAATTGCTCGTTAAAAAACCGGAAAACATTAGCTTTGAAGAGGCCGCCACTGTTTCTTTAGCTGGGTTAACTGCCTATCAGGCGATTCATGATCATCTGAAAGTTTCTTCGGGAGATCAAATTTTGATTCAGTCTGCCGCAGGAGGTGTTGGCCACCTTGCTGTGCAATTTGCTAAGATCGCCGGTGCGTTTGTGAGTGGAACTGCTTCCGGTAAAAATATAGATTTTATAAGAGGATTGGGTGTCGACCAGCCCATTGATTATAAGAAAGAGCAATTTGAAGAAATCGTTTCGGATCTCGACGCTGCATTAGATACTATGGGAAGAGAGATATTGTATAGAACAATCGGTTGTGTAAAATCCGGAGGAAGAGTGGTTTGTCTTCCCTCATTTACAAAAGACGACCCAAAAGCCATAGAAATTGCTCAAAAACAGCATGTCGATTTAATGTGGACAATGCTCACCTTCAACAGGGAACAATTAGAAATTATTTCCAAGCTGCTAGAAGAAGGTCAGCTCAAGGTTTATGTAGATAAAGTATATCCTATGGAAAAAGTTATAGAGGCCCATAAAGAAATTGAGACCCATGGTGTCCGCGGGAAGATTGTTATTCAAATGCCTTAATTAGAAGATAGTAACAGATTTTCATTATTTTAATACTTTTGTTAAAACATATTTTGAATGAACTTTGAGCAATTCAATTTACATCTCAACGCTTACAAGGAGCAGAATCAGATTATCGATGCGGCCAACTTCCTGATCCATTCTTTTGATCTCGAACATGAAAACTTCGGCGGATTTGGTTTCAGGGAAGAGCTATCTCCCAATTCAATGCTCTTAACAGCTGAGGGACCGCTCGGCCACCCTCAAAAAGTAATGATTCCAAAAAATTTATTTGATTTTGATCTGAATCTGGTCCTTAATATGATAGCACATGAAATGCTTCATGTCCGACAAAAGGCTCCGGGTAATGTGATTGAAGATAGAAATGAAAGGGAGTTTCAGGCATATTATGAAATGCTTTTTCATAAAGTTTTCCCCCAAATTCCTGATGTTTCAGATTTTCATCGCAAGTTCTTTGGAAATCAGGCATTGGAATACTACAAAAGAATGGGCAAAGACTCACCCTTACAAAAAAAATATGCAGAACAGAAAATAGAAGTAGAACAACTAATTCAAAAATTATCATGACCATAAAGCCAGAAATATCCTGGGGAGACTTTGAAAAGATAGACATCAGGTGTGGAACCATTATTTCCGTCAATGATTTTGAAAAAGCAAGAAATCCATCTTACCAATTGGAGATCGATTTTGGTGATTTAGGAATCAAGAAATCCTCTGCACAGATCACCGCATTATATAAGAAAGAAGAATTAATAGGGAAACAAATTTTAGCAGTTGTCAATTTTCCTAAAAAGCAGATTGCTAATTTTTTTAGCGAGTGTTTAGTGTTAGGATTATATGGTGAAGACAAAAGTGACGTAACCCTGCTCACCCCATCCTTACCAACAAAAAATGGGATGCAGGTTGGATAAATTTTAGATACACATGATACAACACATTCCTTTAGAAAAGGTTTTATTCCTTGATATTGAAACAGTTCCCAACACAGGATCGTGGGACGACCTCTCTGAAACCGACCAGAAGCTTTGGGACAAAAAAACAAGATTCCAACGAAAAGATGAGGTTTCCGCCGAAGCTTTTTATCCGGAAAGAGCCGGAATTATGGCTGAATTCGGAAAGATCGTTTGTATCACAATCGGCATGCTGGAAAAGAATGATACTTTGAAAATAAAAAGCTTTGCAGATCATGATGAAAAGAAATTGCTTCAGGAATTCGGGGAGATCTTCAACAGTCCGAGACTGCGGGATGTAATTTTATGCGCCCACAATGGAAAGGAATTTGACTTTCCCTGGATAGCAAGACGCTTTTTAATTAATGGAATGCAGCCTCCCACTCCTTTTCAGATGTTTGGAAAAAAGCCTTGGGAAATTCCGCATATTGACACCATGGAACTTTGGAAGTTCGGAGACTACAAAAGCTTTATTTCCCTTGAATTATTAGCTCATGTCTTTGGAATTCCCACTCCAAAAGATGATATCGACGGATCAATGGTTTCATCAATCTACTACATAGAAAAAGACTTGCAAAGAATAGTCGACTATTGTGAAAAAGATGTCTTAACTTTGGCAAATGTTTTCAGACGAATGCGTCAGGAAGATTTATTGAAAAGAAATATCAATCCAGATTAAAAATGAAATTTACAGACGATCAAATTGCTGATATAGGAGAAGAAATTATAAGAGTGCTGAAATCCGTTTATGACCCTGAAATTCCGGTGGACATTTATGAATTAGGACTTGTATATGATGTACAAATTTCTGAAGATGGTGACGTGAAAATCATTATGACCCTTACCACACCAAACTGTCCTGTAGCAGAAACCCTTCCACAGGAAGTAAAAGATAAAGTTCAGGCAGTAGAAGAAGTAAAAAGCGTTGATTTAGAACTTACTTTTGAACCGAGCTGGAATAAGGATATGATGAGTGAAGAAGCAAAGTTTGAGCTTGGAATGCTTTAAATAGTATTATACCATATAAAAAGCGCAGAAAGATTTCTGCGCTTTTTTATTTTAAATATCTTTTGCTATTTCTTTTCCCTCTCTTCTACTCCACTCACTCCAGGAACCTACATAGAGGTTAGGAATATGAAAACCAGCATAATCCAAAGCCAGAATGGTATGACATGCTGTCACTCCGGATCCGCAATGGATAATCAGGTTTTGAGATTTATCTTGTAAGAGCTTTGAATATTTTTCTTTTAGAATATCTGGTGTAAGAAAGTTTCCCTTTTCATCCAGATTTTCAGAGAAAGGAATATTGATTGCCCCCGGAATGTGTCCCGCTACCAGATCAATTGGCTCAGACTCACCTTTGTATCGATAAGCATCTCTTACATCGATCACTGTAGAAGAATTGTTTACCAGTTCATTTTCAACTGATTCCAGACTTGACACAGGCAGAAGCCATTCATTTCCTGTCATCAACTCAACCTTCTCAAAGTTTTCTTCTCCCGAAGAAAATTCTAGTTCTTCTTTTTCAGCAGCCTGGATCCCTCCGTTTAATACCTGAACCTTATCAATCCCAAAAGAGCGTAACATCCACCAGGCTCTTGCAGCAGCATTCGCCCCATTTTTATCATCATAAATAATAATGTGTGAATCCTCAGAAACTCCCAAATCCGATAAAGTTTTCGCAAACCTTCCGGTATCCGGAAGTGGATGCCTTCCACCAAAAGCAGCATCTTCTCCTATTATTTCCGCCAGATCTTTATCCAGATCAATAAATCTGGCTCCTTTGATATGCTTTTCGAGATAATTAGCGTTCACATCCTTTCCGACTCTGGCATCAAGAATAACGATATTGGGTAGATCGAGGCTTGCTTTTAGCTCAGAAGCCGTTATAATAGGTGAGATTCTGCTCATATTTCAAGTTTTAAAAATGAAAAATATCCTTGGCTTTGTTGAATGAACTTTCAAAGTTCAAAAGATTCAGCTTATGCTCTATCTTTTCTACACTCATAAAATTAATGACTTGCTCTGTCGGCATATTACCCACTAAATCGTCTTTAGCCATCGGGCACCCTCCAATTCCTTTTATGGCACTATCAAATCTTCGGCAGCCTTTATCATAGGCAGCTTTTAATTTTGAATAAGAATCTTCATAACGGTTATGAAAATGTCCTCCAAAGTTAATTTCAGGATATTTTAATGGAATTTTCTCGAATAAAAGCGCTATTGATTCCGGTGTGGCCACTCCCGTAGTATCAGAAAGTAAGATATTCTTAATCCCTATTTCTGAAAATCTTTGTGCCCAGAAATCTACATCCTCCCACTTCCACATTTCCCCATAAGGATTTCCAAAAGCCATTGAAAAATAAATATTCAGCTCTCTGTTTTCACTTTTTACCAACTCAATCATTTTAATGATTTCGTTAAAAGCTTCTTCCTGGCTTTTATTGGTATTTCTATGCTGAAATGTTTCAGAAATAGAAAAAGGAAATCCCAGAATATCAACGGATTGGTGTTTTAATGCTTTTTCAGCTCCTCTGTAATTTCCAATAATTGCAGAAATTTTAGTATTGGATAACGATTTATCAATATTTTCAGCAACCTCGTCAGAATCAGCCATCTGAGGAATTGCCTTTGGAGAAACAAAACTCAGACTATCCAGCACATCAAAGCTAACTTCCATCAAGGAGTTGATGTAATCTATTTTTTTATCGGTGGGGATAAACTCTCCCCAACCCTGCATTGCATCTCTAGGACATTCAGTTAGAAACATTTTTACTTTTGATTTTCTCAAATATAATAAAACTAAACAAGTTTATGTAAGATTAATACAAAACTAAGATTATTTTGATTCTCAATTATTTATATATTATTTAAAAATTCGATACCATATATTCAATCTCAAATAATGTATTCTGACCATCAAATTTGCTAACTTTGTTAAAATTTACGACATCTAATGAGTACTATAGAATTCAACCAATTATGGAGCGAAAAGTTATTGAATCGCTTTCTTAACTATGTAAAAATATATTCAACAAGTGACGCTGAAAGTGAAGCGACTCCTTCTACGCCTCAACAATGGGATATTGCCAAATATATCGTAGAAGAATTAAAAACCATCGGTCTTGAAAATGTTTCAATTGATGACAACGGTTATATTATGGGCTATGTTCCTTCCAATCTTGAAAATGATAACAAGCCTACCATTGGGTTTATTTCACATTATGATACTTCACCGGATTTTAGTGGAGAGAATGTTAACCCTCAGGTCTGGAAAAACTATGATGGAAATGACTTGCTT from Chryseobacterium piperi encodes:
- a CDS encoding NADP-dependent oxidoreductase produces the protein MKAIIIKEFGSAEKLEIVEMPVPTISDDQVLIKIKAVGINPVDTKIRSGSHISSKTLQLPAILGKDVSGIVEKVGKNVQSLKIGDPVFGLASQTYAEYAALSPELLVKKPENISFEEAATVSLAGLTAYQAIHDHLKVSSGDQILIQSAAGGVGHLAVQFAKIAGAFVSGTASGKNIDFIRGLGVDQPIDYKKEQFEEIVSDLDAALDTMGREILYRTIGCVKSGGRVVCLPSFTKDDPKAIEIAQKQHVDLMWTMLTFNREQLEIISKLLEEGQLKVYVDKVYPMEKVIEAHKEIETHGVRGKIVIQMP
- a CDS encoding tRNA-binding protein, producing MTIKPEISWGDFEKIDIRCGTIISVNDFEKARNPSYQLEIDFGDLGIKKSSAQITALYKKEELIGKQILAVVNFPKKQIANFFSECLVLGLYGEDKSDVTLLTPSLPTKNGMQVG
- a CDS encoding 3'-5' exonuclease, yielding MIQHIPLEKVLFLDIETVPNTGSWDDLSETDQKLWDKKTRFQRKDEVSAEAFYPERAGIMAEFGKIVCITIGMLEKNDTLKIKSFADHDEKKLLQEFGEIFNSPRLRDVILCAHNGKEFDFPWIARRFLINGMQPPTPFQMFGKKPWEIPHIDTMELWKFGDYKSFISLELLAHVFGIPTPKDDIDGSMVSSIYYIEKDLQRIVDYCEKDVLTLANVFRRMRQEDLLKRNINPD
- a CDS encoding SUF system Fe-S cluster assembly protein — translated: MKFTDDQIADIGEEIIRVLKSVYDPEIPVDIYELGLVYDVQISEDGDVKIIMTLTTPNCPVAETLPQEVKDKVQAVEEVKSVDLELTFEPSWNKDMMSEEAKFELGML
- a CDS encoding sulfurtransferase, producing MSRISPIITASELKASLDLPNIVILDARVGKDVNANYLEKHIKGARFIDLDKDLAEIIGEDAAFGGRHPLPDTGRFAKTLSDLGVSEDSHIIIYDDKNGANAAARAWWMLRSFGIDKVQVLNGGIQAAEKEELEFSSGEENFEKVELMTGNEWLLPVSSLESVENELVNNSSTVIDVRDAYRYKGESEPIDLVAGHIPGAINIPFSENLDEKGNFLTPDILKEKYSKLLQDKSQNLIIHCGSGVTACHTILALDYAGFHIPNLYVGSWSEWSRREGKEIAKDI
- a CDS encoding hydroxymethylglutaryl-CoA lyase codes for the protein MFLTECPRDAMQGWGEFIPTDKKIDYINSLMEVSFDVLDSLSFVSPKAIPQMADSDEVAENIDKSLSNTKISAIIGNYRGAEKALKHQSVDILGFPFSISETFQHRNTNKSQEEAFNEIIKMIELVKSENRELNIYFSMAFGNPYGEMWKWEDVDFWAQRFSEIGIKNILLSDTTGVATPESIALLFEKIPLKYPEINFGGHFHNRYEDSYSKLKAAYDKGCRRFDSAIKGIGGCPMAKDDLVGNMPTEQVINFMSVEKIEHKLNLLNFESSFNKAKDIFHF